Part of the Metarhizium brunneum chromosome 6, complete sequence genome is shown below.
CGAGCGCGAGCACAACCTCAAGGGGCTGAGCTGGTTCTACAACTCTGGCTTCGCGCCCAACCTGTACAAGAGATGGGTTGGCCTCAAGGTGAAtaatgacggcggcgaggagttTGAGAAGAACCAGGACGAGACCAAGGAGGGCTCGGGCGTGGGCAATATGCGTGGTGGTGAGGGGAGGATGTGCGTCCCGGCCATGTTGCTGCATCCTGTCAAGGATGTCGAGCTGCCGGTTGAGGCGCCGCCTGAGGAGGGTGATGAAGGTGTCGAGTCGGACCCGACGGCATGATTTGGGCATATCTGTTGTTTAATGTTGTGTGTTTTATTCTTCTGTTCTAGATGGACTGGTGTACAGGGCGCTGGGAATgacttttctttctttcatTAACAAACTGGGTCGTGCGGCCGGATCCCATGGGACGATTCTATGCCGTAGAAACATTTACGATGTGTATATCCGTATGTGCGGATGCAATAAAGCTGGCCTCGCTCGGGCATGGCTGTTTCTTAAGTGCGTTGATCAACTGAACTGAGAGATGTGTTCCATGACGTGTACTTTTTAACCGTGGTCACGAAAAAGGGTTCGTCTTCTGAGTGATTCATTGTGGATTTGACGTGAACGGACTTTTCGAGTTTTCTCCATTCATTATACGAGGAATAAAGACGCATCTATTACCGCCTGAATCTTACATCTTGGGCCCCTCACCCTAAACTAAGTCTTTTGCAATGCTCACCCTTGCCGTCATTCACGTGTTCCCAAGACCATTCCCGTTTACGCCAATATGCTGCTCGTGAAAATCAAATAACCGCGTTTTGACAACTGCCCCAAAGTTGAAGCAGCTGGGAAAGAAACCAGGCTGCTTTCTGCCGTGGTCAAGTGCTTGTCGCTTTTTATTCTCTGTGAATAGGATCGAATGAACAAATCAAGAATACCGCCCCATCCCCCTTTATACGACACGCTTGACCTCGAAGAAGCGGCGCAACCACCAGACCTGGAACAGAGactcgccgaggacgacgccAATGACAAACAGGTTCCACCACTTGACGCGGGCGTTGGTGCTCTCGGCAGTGTTGCGGTGGGTCCGCTCTCGCATGATAATGTACTGCTGTTCGTCCTTGACTTGGGCAAGGAGATCGGACAGTTTGCGGACTGCGGTTTGGCATCGTTAGCTTTGCTGTGGCCTAAATGGGGATGATCAGATAGTTGTATGGTAGTACCTTCGGCTTCAATAGGGTCAGATGGCATTTCGGATTCGCTGACATAGACGACACCGTGGACGTTGAAAGAAACCTCCTTGGTGTTTGCTCCCCAGTGCTGATTACCGAAGCAGTATGTGTATTTGCCGTCGGTGTGGGCAGTGAAGGAGTGGTCGCCGGTAGAGACACTCCTCTCGTTGACCTCGTAGCCACCGCTAGGGTTCAGTATCTGCAGGCAGCCAATGTTAGAGAGATCTAAAGTCCAAACAAAAAATGATGCTGATATCGCGTGGAAACAACCGCCCTTCCCGCTGTTTCGTATGCAGTGGTGCGGATAACGCTTTGGGGGTCGGGCAAGCTCATACCCAA
Proteins encoded:
- the EMP24 gene encoding Endosomal protein P24B, with protein sequence MHLPWAARSLFAVATVAFQVVSAHNIVLPAHGIECFHESLHRDDKMTVTFQTGDREFGSAGNLDVDFWILNPSGGYEVNERSVSTGDHSFTAHTDGKYTYCFGNQHWGANTKEVSFNVHGVVYVSESEMPSDPIEAEVRKLSDLLAQVKDEQQYIIMRERTHRNTAESTNARVKWWNLFVIGVVLGESLFQVWWLRRFFEVKRVV